CCGCTTGATCCAAAATGTGAGCAAATATTCAtgtccttttctcttttctcagcAACATATCCACCGTATCACAAAGTATGTGAAATGTTAATCAGAACCAAAACAATCCCCGCGGTTATTGCTTGATCCAAAAGGTGAACAAATATTCAtgtccttttctcttttctcagcAACATATTTACCGTATCACAAAGTATACAAAATGTTAATCTGAACCAAAACAATCCTCGCGGTTACTGCTTGATCCAAAAGGTGAACAAATAGTCAtgtccttttctcttttctcagcAACATATCTACCGTATCACAAAGTATGTGAAATGTTAATTTGAACCAAAACAATCCCCGCAGTTACTGCTTGATCCAAAAGGTGAAGAAATATTCAtgtccttttctcttttctcagcAACATATCTACTAGAAACATAACTACTGTATCACAAAGTATGTGAAATGTTAATCAGAACCAAAACAACATTCAGCTTGGGTATGATCAAGGGCGAGTTGATGAAGTTGATAGTAGACCAAAGAGAGATGAGCCAAGACAGTGGCACTAGAAAGGATACCTCTGTTTTTGAAAGACATGTGAACAAATATTCAtgtccttttctcttttctcagaAACATATCAACCGTATTACatagaatgtgaaaggttaaTCAGTATTAAAACAGCATTCAGCTTGGGTATATAAAGTATAAAGCTGCCAGTAGAATGAAAGGAACTATGTATTTTATTGATTGTAACTAAGTATATATAGATTCTGTACAACTTCTACAGCAAAGAGATAAACTAAGAAAAAGGTAAGACTTATCTATAACCTATATACAAGGGAGGAAGTTACAACAGAGTCCTAAAGAGAAGACACTACTAAATCTGATCCGTTATTAGGGTATGATCAAGTGCAAGTTGATGAAGTTGATAGTAGACCAAAGAGAGATGAGCCAAGATGGTGGCACTGGAAAGGATACCtctgtttttaaaatatacaaCGTGCGACGACAAAAGAGGAACCAAAAGAGATCAATTTCCTGTTCCGTGTTTCAACCTAGAACTTTTAGCCAGATGGGATTTGTGTACCCATATCATAAGAAATTGCAGCACATTTGCAAGGTAAACATACCTCCTTCACCAAGTTGTTGCATGACTTCCATGAATTTGGCATGAAGATCCACCGTCCATTTTGTGCATGCCCTTCACCTAACGGTCTTATAAATAGCATTGTTTGGCCTTTTTCCTTCGTTAATCTCATTTGTGCTTTTTCTACCTCTCTACAAACTTACAAAAGCAACAAAATGCATCTCAATTCCATTCTGATACACAACACATATCCCAACAAACAACTGGAATCCCAAATACAGGCCACAAGCAGTAACTGGAATCTTTAGTATCAATCTCAATCACATGATGGTACAAAAGATCGAGAGAAGATTTTCTCACAATAGGATGCTAGCATAGATGCAGAACATGGGATTATTAGCctcttgttttgatttttttacttGCTGAGTTTTCTTGTTGAATGAAACAATTCAATacatttaattactttatagaCAATGAAAATCATTTCAATGTGGATAAAGAAAAGACACAAAACTACGTGTCCAAGAGGAACAATAAAGTTTCATACAACTAGCTAGAGGAAGACAGAGTCAATCtcaagaaaaaatgattttctttgGAAACAGAATAAATTCATCTATCATTTATCCTGAGGAAGCAACATGTTCAAGAAGTTGGTAACCAACGAAGCTTGAGCTGCTTGGCTGCCCAATGAAAGGATCATTCTTTGGTGAATGTCTCAACATTCTTGAGTCCTGAGTTAGATGAAAGACAAGACATAACTAAGGATATGGTGATTCTTTTATTTAGATAAATTTTCTCATCTCATACGTATTATGATTAGTGAGGTTAGATTGATGCCTTCCATTGCACTGTTTTActcatttttatctatatattaATCAGTCTTACTCATGTGTTCTCATTATAACATACACTTTGCTTGGCAGTAGCCGGTATGCATTTCCCTTTTGGTTGCAATTTGTTGGATACAGAACAAGGTGTTTTCAGTTGTAGTATTCTCATATTATACATACAAATCCAGCATAATGCCGGTTGTATTGTTCTTTGTTGAACCAATAACTAATACACTAGAGTTATCATACTGTTAAAATTCATCACACGAAAGATAAAATGGATTTGTCCATCTTAACCAACTCTCAAATAAATTGCAGCAAACCTAATACCATAGTTATGAGCATGTATGAAATGAATCAGACTTTTAACATCGAATACTGAAATTGAGATTTACACATATGCAAGAACAATAAAGGAAGTTAGGAACTTAGTATTAATGTAAATGACATATAGTAATTTGTTATCTTTCTGGTGTTTATTTAAAGGAtcttttatatatgaatttggTTTTATTAGTGAACCGTCGACTATCCACAACATGATAAAGAGGAATAAGTCACGTACGTATCAAAACTAATAACAGATGGAAACACAATGCTAGTTCAATATCCATATATGATACACACATTCTCGATCCGTAAGTAAACAAATCACTAAAATCAGTTTCAGAATACTATAAGTGATACCACCAGTAGTTCACCTAATACATCTTATACAAGCCTTTTTGTTCTTTCCAACTGCTTCAGCTAATAAAACTCCTTAAAAACTgtaaagaaaattgaaaaaattaatcttGAAATTAAGGAGCAgttgaaacaaaaatataatcattCTTCCATGGCACAGCTAATACTATTTATTATTGCTTATTCTTTACTCCCTCTAGTCCATATTACGTAAATTTAATATAAGAAGGTAATTAACTTGAAGTGTGAGATTAAAGGTTATTCATGATCTGCTTGAGTCAAGAGCAACTATTAGCACATTTAGACTTCAGTTCGCAGTGAATCAACCACATACCTGACAACCAGTTCGAGACAGAGTACTAGAGCATTGTTGATCTACTTGTGGATGAAGACCTGGAAATCAGAATTTCCTATCTCATCAACTTGCATATTCTTGATCTCCAAGGCTGACTCGGTGAGTGATTCCTCCTTGCATGACTTTACCTCAATGGATTTTAGAGACATCATGTATCCGAAGCAAGAAGGGATCATCCTAAGATATTGACATCTTCTTAACAGCAAGTGCTCAAGGTATGGGAAAGCATCATCCGAAACATCCCATTCAGAAAAAGAAAGATCTTGCAGTTTCAAGAATTTGAGGTGAGGGAAATGCTCATCGGTCACTTTCCATATGGATTTAATGGAAACGTTTAGCAGTTTGAGTACCTCAAGTCTGGGGAGGATTGCGACCTGATTAAGTCCAGATATGCAACCATTGGATAGTGTTAATTTCTTGAGACTTGGTGGCAAGTTCAGCTCAGTGGCCCATATCCCCAAACGACCCCAAGAAAACTTGAGCATTTCAAGATTGTTAAATGCAGGGAAAAAGCCATCACATGACAAAACTTCACATCTCAGTTTTTGAAGATTTGGTGTCTTTGCAAAGATCCTGTTTGCATCCTCCACACAAGGAAACCATGTAGAGGAAAGAGTTCTCAATCCATCCATCTCTTGGAAAGCATTGTTTATATTGAAAATAGCGCGGTTGTATACGTGCAAATGGCGCAACTTTACCATCTTCCAGATGGTGTCTGGTAAAGTTACTCGTCCTCCAAGTCCTTTAACTATTAAAGTTTCAAGGTTCCAAAGATTGTCCGAGAATGTCAATGAAGAATCTTCAGCAACTTTAACAGCAACATATCTCAAGCAGGTTAACCCTTCTGGGAAAGAATCAATTACCGTGAATTCTAAATCTAGCACCCACAAGAACTTGAAACTGTTAAAAGTGTGTGATGCATAGCCTATTGAAGATAATCCAATTTTTCTTCCCTTCATCAAGTGGAAAGATTGTACATCTGAACAAATCGAACTCCATTCTGCAAGATTATCAACTTGAAATTGAAGGCATAAGCGTCGTTGAATGCTATGCTTCTGATAGGAAGTAGAAGAAAGATTCATATTATCATTGTCCCTGTTAATAGAGAAATTAATATGATCAGAATacatttaaaagataaaattgattCTACGAATTAAAATATTAGATTGTATTACCCTTCTATGCATTGTAGAAAGTTCTCCACCTTGGCTTTCTTTTTACAAAACTCAAGCAACAAGTCATGAATGCGACATGTCTTGGTCTTACCATCGGAACTTTTCTTGGAAACCATCACAAGGTTTCTTCCAATAAGGTTCTTTAAGTAATTTTCTGCTATATCTTCGGAAAGCTTCTCTGTATGAGTTTTTACCAAACCTTCTGCTGTCCACAACCATGTTAATTTTGATACCTTTATCTCTTCGTCTTCCGAAAATACTCCAAAATACAAAAAGCAAGGTTTCAAATGAAATGGTAAATCTTGGTAACTAAGATTTATTATATCCTCTGACTTAGCCTGGATGTGTGGACCTAAATTTATTGCAACTTGTTCCCAACAACGTTTTTCCTTCTCCATTGTTTCGAGAATACCCGCTACCAGGACAACTGAAAGAGGTAGCCCTCCACACTTTAGTGCTATCTTTTGGCCAACATCTTCTAAGACAACAGGGCAACTTTTTTTGTTGAACACCTTATTCTTCAATAGCATCCAACTTTCTTCAAGAGTAAACTTTCGAAGAAAATGAGGATCACTAACGAGTTTAGCATGGTAGGCAACATGATCATGGCGAGTTGTCAGGATAAGTCTACTTCCATTATTGGCTTCATAGAAGCAAGGCATTAGATCATCACATGCAGTAGTTTCCCAGACATCATCAATGAGGATAAGATACCTCTGACCAAATAGAAGTTTACGCAACTTATCTGCCAATTCATTCTCTGGTAGTTTATCACTGATAACTGTATCCTTCTTAACACCCCGAAGAATGGTTAGTAACAAGTCTTTACGTGTGTATGCTTGAGATACACAACATTGTGCACGGACATCAAAATGAGAAACAACTAACTGATCAAGAAATAGTTTGTTAGCTAGAGTTGTCTTACCCAATCCGGCCATTCCAACAATTGAGATAAGATCCAATTTTGATGATCCTCTGATTAGCTTCCCCTTTAGTGTTTGCACCACCTCATCAAAACCCACCATTTCTTCTCTGATACTTGTAATCCGAGCAAGTTGTGACGTATGAGCACTGACAACATCAGTGGTAGTATGCAATACCAAGTCAGCAACTTTCTTTTCATCATGATTCTTCAGTACCTCCTTCATGAGTAGTGTAATCTCCTCTATGATGTCTCCAATCCAGAGAACAACGCACCACTCAGGGATATCATTATTTATGCAACCGACAACCAAATGATACACCTCATATGCTATAGAAATCACCTGCATTGAAAAATACTGGAACGATCCATCGTGATGCTTCTGAAAGTGATCCAATTGCTGCTGAATTGTCCAAAGTTGGCTCTTTGTAGAAGAAAGTGAGTCTGAATAGAGGCTTAGATACTCCTTCAGGTGGTCTAAAATGATATCAATAGATCCCAGTCCATCAATCTTAGGTAATTTGGAGTGAAATGACTTCCGACTGATGAGGTAGATCAGTGCTTGTATACTCGGAATATCTCCAGAGAAATCAAGAACTGGCACTTGATTTGACTCCCCAACAGCCACGTCTTCCTTCTCCTCCACGCGGTCATACAACGAGTAAACTAGAAGCCCTGCATCAATAATTGCGGTATCAAGATCTTTAAAGGCCTCTCTTGGTAGATTGATGAGATTGTCTCTCAAGAAGTTGAGCATTGGCATTTGATCCTTGAAAGTAACAGGTAGCACTTTCAAACGGTGTACGAGAGTCTCCACAAAGCCATATTTATAATCAGAAACATACTCAGCTTCAATATTTGGATGGCATCCTGATTTTAGAGCTTGCAGAACATCAACATAGATCTTGCGGATACATGGTTGAATAGGCTGAATCCTCTTCTGAAAGTCAGAAAATGAAGCATTCATTTTAGCTGATGCCgagtttttttctttccaatgGTTTGGCAAATTCAACCAAGAAATCATTGCTGCATGACCAGCCACAACTAAAACATGAGTCAAGAAAGTATGTTGGCTTTGAGGATCCGACTCATCCGAGCATATTCTATCTGAAATAAAGTAGACAAAATTTCTCAATAACTTTAACTCCTTTACAACCTCTTCCATTGGCTGTTTGCTTGAGTGAGGAACTAAGTCAATATAAGGATGACAAATCTCTGATAAATCAGTGAGATTCCTTACAACAGTATCAATGAATTTCTTTGCAAATTCGGGAGTAGCAACGATGGAGGAAAGTGGTAGTGATGCTTCGGGAAAGGAGTATTTATCTCTGATTTCCAACTTAGTCTCACAAATGTGTTCTTCCAATTTAAAGAACACGGATGCAACATCACCGGGATGGTTGATTCTTTTGACTTCAGTTTCAGCATAAGAAAAAACTTCTTGAACTTTCTGTGTAGCATACCAACATACAGTTGTGAAGCTCTGCAAGCTGAGAAACAtatctaaaaatttaagatacatataaatgatcTCAATTAGATTCTTTGGATCTTTATTTCTGGGGAGGCTGGAATCCCATTCATTGGCAAGCTTTTCTAAATGAGAAAGGTCATAATCTTTCCCTATAGACAAATATTcatatgaagaagaagacatgATCTTTTTTTACAAGTTTCTGACCACACTTAGAAATTGTAACAATTCTATGTCTAAACAGTTTTCCGAAATAATATTATCGAAAAGGTGAAAAATATCTATGGCCAAACAGACACATATTCAAAGTTGATTGCTACACCTGGAAAACATTTATAATTTCTTGGTAGGTATTTATTGGGGTTTTAATTTTGGTGGTTGGGATAGTTattggttgttgttgttgttgataagACTCTTAAATGGGATTAGTTCTTGGGGAGTCAAGTGTGAAACATTTTCTTAGGCATGTTGATGTAACAATACTTAGGCCATATACCAACTAGGGTTCTAGCGGAATGTGAggtactccttcatccttaaccagaTGTTTAGGGTTCGAGTCATCAGTTGCCTTTGTTAGGGAACGCTTTCCCCCAAATGTGAGACTTTCTTATGCGAATCTGGATTTAGTCTGACTCTAATGTGAGTACCGAACACCGgatgaaaaccaaaaaaaaaaagttaggcGATAGTGCTtgatgtatatttttttgttttgtaatatATTAGTGTTAAAAGAGTTTTTggttataatatttgtattgcATATAATGGTCAAAAACCACACCTAAGCTATCACATTTTTGCGAGTTTCACATCTCAATTAACGTATTAGACTATGTTAAAGCTCAAATTTTGTGGGTCCATTGGTGACAATCTTGAAAAAGTTAACtcattatttttgaaagatgGACGTCgcc
The DNA window shown above is from Solanum stenotomum isolate F172 chromosome 6, ASM1918654v1, whole genome shotgun sequence and carries:
- the LOC125867002 gene encoding putative late blight resistance protein homolog R1B-16, which codes for MSSSSYEYLSIGKDYDLSHLEKLANEWDSSLPRNKDPKNLIEIIYMYLKFLDMFLSLQSFTTVCWYATQKVQEVFSYAETEVKRINHPGDVASVFFKLEEHICETKLEIRDKYSFPEASLPLSSIVATPEFAKKFIDTVVRNLTDLSEICHPYIDLVPHSSKQPMEEVVKELKLLRNFVYFISDRICSDESDPQSQHTFLTHVLVVAGHAAMISWLNLPNHWKEKNSASAKMNASFSDFQKRIQPIQPCIRKIYVDVLQALKSGCHPNIEAEYVSDYKYGFVETLVHRLKVLPVTFKDQMPMLNFLRDNLINLPREAFKDLDTAIIDAGLLVYSLYDRVEEKEDVAVGESNQVPVLDFSGDIPSIQALIYLISRKSFHSKLPKIDGLGSIDIILDHLKEYLSLYSDSLSSTKSQLWTIQQQLDHFQKHHDGSFQYFSMQVISIAYEVYHLVVGCINNDIPEWCVVLWIGDIIEEITLLMKEVLKNHDEKKVADLVLHTTTDVVSAHTSQLARITSIREEMVGFDEVVQTLKGKLIRGSSKLDLISIVGMAGLGKTTLANKLFLDQLVVSHFDVRAQCCVSQAYTRKDLLLTILRGVKKDTVISDKLPENELADKLRKLLFGQRYLILIDDVWETTACDDLMPCFYEANNGSRLILTTRHDHVAYHAKLVSDPHFLRKFTLEESWMLLKNKVFNKKSCPVVLEDVGQKIALKCGGLPLSVVLVAGILETMEKEKRCWEQVAINLGPHIQAKSEDIINLSYQDLPFHLKPCFLYFGVFSEDEEIKVSKLTWLWTAEGLVKTHTEKLSEDIAENYLKNLIGRNLVMVSKKSSDGKTKTCRIHDLLLEFCKKKAKVENFLQCIEGDNDNMNLSSTSYQKHSIQRRLCLQFQVDNLAEWSSICSDVQSFHLMKGRKIGLSSIGYASHTFNSFKFLWVLDLEFTVIDSFPEGLTCLRYVAVKVAEDSSLTFSDNLWNLETLIVKGLGGRVTLPDTIWKMVKLRHLHVYNRAIFNINNAFQEMDGLRTLSSTWFPCVEDANRIFAKTPNLQKLRCEVLSCDGFFPAFNNLEMLKFSWGRLGIWATELNLPPSLKKLTLSNGCISGLNQVAILPRLEVLKLLNVSIKSIWKVTDEHFPHLKFLKLQDLSFSEWDVSDDAFPYLEHLLLRRCQYLRMIPSCFGYMMSLKSIEVKSCKEESLTESALEIKNMQVDEIGNSDFQVFIHK